From the genome of Deinococcus arcticus:
GGCGAGGCTGTCACAGTGCAGGGTACCCCGGGAAACAGGGCGGCCAGCCCGGCCGGGTCCGCCGCCCGGGGGCTCAGCCGCGCGCGCGTCAGAATCACCTCGCTGGCCAGGGGCGCCAGAGCCGCCGCCACACCGGCGAGGTCCTTGTCCTCGGCTGCACCGAACACCAGGGGCAGGCGGTCCACCCCCAGCGCCCGCACTGCCTGCACGAGGGCGCGGGCGCCGTCCGGATTGTGAGCGCCGTCCAGCAGCACCCGCCGCCCCTGCCAGGGCACGGCCTCCAGCCGCCCGGGCCAGTGGGTGGCCGCCGCGCCGCGCACGATGGCCCCAGGGCTCAGGCCCAGGCGCTGCGCCGCCAGGGCCGCCAGCGCCGCGTTGTGGGCGCCGTGCGCGCCCAACAGTGGGGTGCGAAGGTTCACCTCTCCGGCTGGGCTTTGCAGGGTCACCGTGGCGCCGGCCCAGCCGTGCGCGGTCACGCTGGCCTGGGCCTCGGCGCCCAGGGCCCACAGGTCGGCGCCGGTGGCCCGCAGCAGGGGCAGCAGGTTTTCGTCCACTCCAGTCACCGCCGGACGCCCGGCACGCAGGATGCCCGCCTTCTCGGCAGCGATGGCCTGGGGCGTGTCGCCCAGGATGGCGGTATGGTCCAGCCCTACGGTGGTGATCACACTCAGGCCCGGATCCAGGGCGTTGGTGGCGTCCAGCCGCCCGCCCAGGCCCACCTCCATCACGGCCACCTGCACCCCGGTCTGGGCAAACAGCAGCGCGCCCAGAGCTGTCACGATCTCGAAGAAACTGGCGCCCTCGGCCTCGGCGGCGGGGCGCACGCGGGCCAGCGCAGCGGCCACCTGGGCCTCCGGCAGTTCCTGGCCCGCCACCACGAAGCGCTCGGTAAAGCGCGTGAGGTGCGGACTGGTAAAGAGCCCGGCGCGAATTCCCGCCGCGCCCAACATGG
Proteins encoded in this window:
- a CDS encoding bifunctional folylpolyglutamate synthase/dihydrofolate synthase; translation: MTSDSSWPLALDWLFAQQRFGIHPGLDRVRALLARLDNPQAAFQTVLVGGTNGKGSVASSLAAMLGAAGIRAGLFTSPHLTRFTERFVVAGQELPEAQVAAALARVRPAAEAEGASFFEIVTALGALLFAQTGVQVAVMEVGLGGRLDATNALDPGLSVITTVGLDHTAILGDTPQAIAAEKAGILRAGRPAVTGVDENLLPLLRATGADLWALGAEAQASVTAHGWAGATVTLQSPAGEVNLRTPLLGAHGAHNAALAALAAQRLGLSPGAIVRGAAATHWPGRLEAVPWQGRRVLLDGAHNPDGARALVQAVRALGVDRLPLVFGAAEDKDLAGVAAALAPLASEVILTRARLSPRAADPAGLAALFPGVPCTVTASPAEALAALAARRADLALVCGSLYLLGEVRPLLLGEAAEGRERWQ